Genomic DNA from Candidatus Zixiibacteriota bacterium:
GCGCGCCCCAGAGCTTCATCGCTTGTACGAAGATTATGGCGAGCGGGAGCGACGCGGCGGCGATGTTTATGTAGATCAGCGGCAGCTGCAGGAGTCCCGATGTGCCCTGGAAAAAAAGGGCGTCACGGCCGGTCTTGGCGATGATGAAGGCCGCGGTCAGCAGGCCGAGGCTCGATGCGGGCAAGAGGGTTTTGAGACGCTGCTCGCTGCGATCGATCATACGGGCGGTCGCCGGTCCTTTGGCCGCCATCCTAGCAGAAATCGCGGCGCCCGGGGTAGGTGCACGCGGCGGCGGTGGTGGGCTCGCCTTGACTGGGACTTTCGCCCCGACTAGTGTGGGGCTGCATCCGGGCCGGCGCGACATGGGGCTGCGGCCGGAAATCCTTTCTCGAGGGGCGGCCATGAGAACGTTACGGTGCGCGATCTACGCTTGCCTGGTTTCGCTGGGGCTTTTCTTCCCGGTCTCTCCCGGGGCGGCGGACGAGCAAAGGATCACGTTCGGCCTCACCAATCGCAGCGGCAGCGTCGCCCTCCCGCACGTGGTGGCCGAAGAGAAAGGGTTCTTCAAGGCTGAGGGGCTCAACGTGTCGCTGATCGTGATGCAGAACCAGGTCGTGGTGAACGCGCTGGCGGCGAAAAACATCGATTACGGCGGGACCTTCAGCAACATGGTCGGCGCGGCTCTTTCGGGATTGCCGATCCGCATCGTGGCGGTGGTGATGGAGGGAGGGGAGCATGTCCTGGTGACCCACGCGGATATCAAGAGGGTCGAGGATCTGAAGGGAAAGATCGTCGGCATCAGCAGCTTCGGCGGCGCGCCCCACATGCAGGTGACGATGATCCTGCGGAAGTACGGCCTCAACCCGGAGAAGGACGTCACGTTCCTGCAGATCGGCGGGACGCCGAGCCGCTACGCAGCGCTGGAAAGCGGCTCGGTGCAGGCCGTGATGCTGCAGCCGCCCTTCAACAAGATGGCGCAAAAGAGGGGCTTCCGCGAGATCATCGCCTTCAACGAGATCCTGAAAGTCCCGCTCGGCGGCGTCGCCGTGCACCGCGACCGGATCAGGGAAAAGCCCGACGAGATCGTCAGGCTCATCCGGGCGATCCTGAAGGGTATCGACTACATCCACACGCACAAGGACGACATCCTCCGGATCATGGAAAAGAGCTGGGGGATCAAGGATCGGGAGATCCGCGAGCAAGTGTACCGGGACGCGCTCCCGATCTACGCCCGAAACGGCACGGTCCCGGACGATCTCATGCGCCAGGTCGTGCAGATGATCCAGGGGACGCGGAAGACCAGCCGGGAGGTGCCCCTTTCCGACATCGTCGAGTGGCGTTTCGCCAGGCAGGCCGCGGCGGAGCTCTCCAGGAAGTAGCCGCGGGGTGGCCCGCCGCGGGACCGGAGCGAGCACGGACGAGACCATCGCATGATCGAGGGCGCCCGCTACGTTCACACGAACCTCATCGCGCGCGACTGGAAAGCGCTGGCGCATTTCTACGAGACGCAGTTCGGTTGCGTCGTCGTTCCGCCCGAGCGGGACTATTCCGGGCCCGAGCTGGAGGCCGGAACCGGGGTGCCGCAGGCATCGCTCCGCGGAGCCCATCTGCGCCTGCCGGGACACGGGCCGAACGGGCCGACCCTGGAGATCTTTACCTACTCGCGCCTCGTGGAGAGGCCGGAGCCGGCGGTGAATCGCCCGGGCTTCGGCCACATCGCGTTCGAGGTCGCCTCGGTCGCGGATGCCAGGGCTGCAGTTCTCGCCGCGGGAGGCAGGGCGATCGGTGAGGTGGTTTCGCTATGCACCGCGTCGGGAGCCACGGTCACCTGGTGTTACGTCACGGACCCTGAGGGCAACGTCATCGAATTGCAATCGTGGCGCCGGGCGTGAACCTGCCGGGCCTCGTGTCCAGTCTCTTGCCCTCGGGTCTTGTGTCCGGGGCCGAAGGTCCCGAGCAGGCGACAGGCTTCGGAGCCAGGCGGCCGGCCCTGCGGAGAGCGTGGAAACTTGAAGAACCGCGTTCCGGTAGTCCGCGCAGGCTGGTTTTTCTTCGCCGCGGCGTGGCTGTGCAGCGGCTGCGCGCCGGAGGCACGAAGCGCTTCTCCCGAGAGGGTAAGGGTTTACAGGTATGCCGGCGCCGTGCAATGCGGTTCCGGCGGGGTTGCGCCGGAAGTCATGGCCGAGACGCTGGCGA
This window encodes:
- a CDS encoding ABC transporter substrate-binding protein; amino-acid sequence: MRTLRCAIYACLVSLGLFFPVSPGAADEQRITFGLTNRSGSVALPHVVAEEKGFFKAEGLNVSLIVMQNQVVVNALAAKNIDYGGTFSNMVGAALSGLPIRIVAVVMEGGEHVLVTHADIKRVEDLKGKIVGISSFGGAPHMQVTMILRKYGLNPEKDVTFLQIGGTPSRYAALESGSVQAVMLQPPFNKMAQKRGFREIIAFNEILKVPLGGVAVHRDRIREKPDEIVRLIRAILKGIDYIHTHKDDILRIMEKSWGIKDREIREQVYRDALPIYARNGTVPDDLMRQVVQMIQGTRKTSREVPLSDIVEWRFARQAAAELSRK
- a CDS encoding VOC family protein — protein: MIEGARYVHTNLIARDWKALAHFYETQFGCVVVPPERDYSGPELEAGTGVPQASLRGAHLRLPGHGPNGPTLEIFTYSRLVERPEPAVNRPGFGHIAFEVASVADARAAVLAAGGRAIGEVVSLCTASGATVTWCYVTDPEGNVIELQSWRRA